The Syntrophotalea acetylenivorans genome contains the following window.
GCGTCCCGAATGTGGTTATTCGATTGGAAGTAGACAGAGCGACCCGCGACCCGATTCTGTGGATGGCCCAGAACCAAGCGCTACTCTGAAAGGAAAGGGGATCTGCGAAGCATCGCACTGGGCAATGTTCTTAGCGATCCTCTTGCGGGACCAGAACGGAACACCCTGGCGGGGTGCCGTCTGTGATGCTTCATAGTACAGGGATTGGTGGCCAAAGGTCAAATCCGGCTCGGTAGCAGTGTCTTGAAGACTTCTTGATCAGGGCATAAAGCGGGGAATTCCGCGGGGTAAAAGCCCCTCCAAACTTCGGGGTGGTGTAACTCCAAATGGCGGCAAGAGGCGATATAATTAAAAACAGAACAGGCATAAATGTGGGCAGGATGGAGGGTGCCGATCATCGGAGGGGAAATCAGGTGATGCGAAGAGAAAAAAATGCTAACCCGAAAGATGCCAAGGTCTATCTCGTCGGTAGCGGCATCGCTTCGCTGGCGAGTGCCACCTATCTCATCAAGGATGCCGGAGTGCCTGGAGAAAGCATTCATATCCTGGAGCAGGACACTGTAGCTGGTGGTGCTCTGGATGGTGCCGGCGATGCGGAACACGGGTTTGTTATTCGCGGTGGCCGCATGCATGAAAAACATTTCGTCTGCTATTGGGATCTTTTGTCCAACATCCCTTCCTACGATAATCCTTCTGTGTCGGTTAAGGACGAGTCTTTCGAGTTCAGTTCCCGTTTCGTTTCCCATGCTCAGGCCCGTCTACTCAAGGATGGCAAACGAATGGACCTTTCCTCCTTCGGTCTCTCTATCAAGGATCAGGCGGACCTGCTGAAACTGACCCTTGCTTCGGAAAAATCGTTGGACAATCTGCGGATCGAGGACTGGTTCAACAGGGAGTTTTTCGACACCAATTACTGGTATCTGTGGGCGACCATGTTCGCCTTCCAGAGGTGGAGCAGTGTGGCTGTGATGAGGCGTTACATGAAGCGCTTTATCCACCTGCTGGATGGGATGCCCCATCTTGGCGGCGTCATGCGCACCAAATATAACCAGTACCACTCGGTGGTCATTCCCCTACAACGCTACCTGCAGGAAAGAGGTGTACAGTTTCATCTGCAGACCCGGGTGGTCGATATCGACTTCGATCTGTCTGCCGATCTGAAGACAGCTACGGCTTTGCACACGGTTGGCAAGGATGGAGTTAAAGAAACCATTGCCCTCGGTAAAAACGGCTATGTGTTTATCACCAACGGCTCCATTACCGAAAGTACCGATCAGGGTTCCTGGATCAGGCCGCCGGTATTGAAAGACAAGTCCAGCTCAGGAGCGTGGACGCTTTGGGAAAAGATTGCCAGCAAAGATAAAGCGTTTGGTAATCCCGGTGTCTTCAGCGACCAGATCGATCTGCAGAAATGGTACTCGTACACAGCGACCCTGCGAGACAGTACCTTTCATGAATATATGGAGGACTTTTCCGGCAATTTGAGTGGCACCGGTGGTCTGGTGACGCTGGTCGATTCCAACTGGTTGATGTCGATTGTTATAGCCCGGCAACCGCATTTCCCCAACCAGCCGCAAGGGGTCAAGGTTTTTTGGGGATATGGCCTGTTCCCTGATCGAGAAGGGAATTACATCAAGAAGAGAATGTCCGATTGCAATGGCGAGGAGATACTCGAAGAACTCTGGTACCATTTGAGGATACAGGAACTGATGAAGCCGGTGGTGGACGCTGGTAAGGTCAACTGTATACCGGTGGCCATGCCCTTTATCGACAGTCTGTTTATGCCCTGCGCCGAGGGGGATCGTCCCGATGTCCTGCCGGATGGAGCAACCAATTTGGCTTTCCTCGGCCAGTTTGCCGAAGTGCCGAAGGATTGCGTTTTTACTGTCGAGTACTCGGTGCGTTGCGCCCAGATGGCGGTGTATGGTCTGTTTGATACCGGCAGGGATGTTCTGCCGGTCTACGATTCGATCCACAAACCCGCTGTGCTGATCAAGGCGTTGAAAGCCATCTCCAGATAGAGAAGGCATGGCGCGGCAGGAAAGGTCGGGCGGCAGCAACCCCAACGGCTAAACAAGACCCGGCAGCCGTTTCAGAAATCTCTTCCGCCCGTTTCCTTTCATCCCTCATATTCCGTGCTACATTTTAGATTATTCCCTTATTTCGTTCCGTTCTGGAGCGGTAGGGTTTTGGCGGGTTCTATAATTCGTCGATGTACTGTTTTTCCTGGCTCGAAGTTTGACAGATCCATGGAGAAAGACTTGCAGTTTTCTTTCATCACGCGTCGCGCCGGGCTAATTCTTTGTTTCGAGAGGAAAGAAAGGGATTGCCGTTATGCCGCAGGCGTCGGAAACAACCCACCCCCTGGAGTTGCTTCATCCCCGCTCCCTGAAATTTCTGGCCGACTATCTACAGTCGCTGGTTCGCGGGCGCCTCTGGTTGCAGGTGCTGATTGGCATGCTGCTGGGGGTCGGCACGGGGATTCTGCTTGGCCCGTCCCTTGGCTGGGTCCGTCCGGCGGCTTCCGTGGTGATCGGCGACTGGCTGGCTTTTCCCGGCAAGCTGTTTCTGGCCCTGATCCAGATGATTGTCATTCCGCTGGTGGTCGCCTCGGTCATTCGCGGGTTGGCCGCCACCGAGGATGTGGAACAGCTGCGCCGCATGGGGGTACGGGTGGTGCTGTTCTTCGTTGCAACTACGGCCCTGGCCATTGTTATCGGCCTGGTGCTGGCTTCTCTCATCAAGCCGGGCAACTTCGTCGACAGCAGCGCCCTGCAGGGGACCGGAGGAGGCGTCCCACCTGCGACGGTTGAGACCTCGGGGCCGGTCGGTATCGATCTCAACAGCCTGCCGCAAAGGGTAATCACCCTGCTGCCGGTTAATCCCCTCACCTCCATGGTGGAGAGCGACATGCTGCAGGTGGTGATCTTCTCCATGGTTGTTGGGGTGGCGCTGGTGATGATGTCGCCGGTCCAGTCCCAGCCTCTGCTCGATCTTCTTGGCTCGCTGCAGGCTGTGTGCATGACTGTGGTGCGCTGGGCCATGCTGCTGGCGCCGCTGGCGGTGTTCGGACTGTTGGCTCAGCTTACCGCCCGGCTCGGGACCGCAGCTCTGTTAGGCATGGCGGTCTACGTGGGCACGGTACTGCTCGGACTGCTTACTCTTTTTTGTGTCTACCTGCTGATCATGTTCCTCTGCTTGCGGCGCTCCCCTTGGTACTTTATATGCTCGGTGCGGGAGGTGCTGCTGTTGGCTTTTTCCACCTCCAGTTCGGCGGCGGTCATGCCCCTGTCCATCAAGACCGCCGAAGAGAAGCTTGGCGTGCGTCCCTCCGTCTCCCAGTTCGTAATCCCTTTGGGGGCGACCATCAATATGAACGGCACCGCACTCTACCAGGGGGTGGCTGCCCTGTTCCTGGCGCAGATCTACGGCATCGAAATCAGCCTGGCCGGTATGGTCCTGATTGTGGTGACCGCCGTGGGGGCCTCCATCGGTGCGCCCTCCACCCCCGGGGTGGGGATAGTCATCCTGGCCATGGTGCTGTCGACAGTCGGGGTGCCCGCAGCTGGCATCGCCCTGGTGCTGGGTGTGGACCGCATTCTCGATATGAGCCGTACCGCCATCAACGTCTGCGGCGATCTGGTAACGGCCCAGCTCATGGATGTCTGGGTCGGCGGCAAGACCAGCGCCCGCCAGCAACTCAAGGCCGAAGCCCGAAGGGAGCTGGAGCGGGCCCGCACCGGGGCCGATGTTCTCACCGGCCCCGGTCCAGGTGAAGCGTAAAGCTAAACAACGTCCTTCAATAACAAACAACGCAGGGGCCACCTTTGTGGATAACGACATTCAATAGAAAAAGCCTTCGCAGTCAGGGTGCGAAGGCTTTTGTTGAATAAGTGTCGTGTCGCTGAATTGTCTTGGTCAACTCTTATGATGGCGTACCCAACGATCAATAGCTTCGCCATCGCTTTCCGGCATATCGAGAAATTTCAAGCCCATGCCGGGCTCGAGGGTCGACTCTTTACTGAATTGGCGGTTCCAGACCACCTCGCATTCGCATTGAACAATCTTGAGAATCGGAGCAGGCAAGGGGATCTCCAGGCGGAAGCGGGTGCCTATTTCCCGAGGGTTGACGGTGCCGATGAACATCCCGCCCAGGCTGATATTTTTACCATAGCCGAAAAAGCTCTTGCTGCCGCTGGCGTTGATAATGTTCAGAATAATCATCGGCGAGCGCAAGTGTTTGCGTTTCTGGGCTTCTTTAATTTCGTGGGAGACTTGCTCTTCGCTCATTTCTTCATCCTTTTCCGGACATTATCAGCGGTTTTCCCTCCAACGTACAATATTTTGACAGGCCAGGCAAACATTATGTTTTTCAGGCTGTTAAGGCAGGGCTCCCTGATGAAGGCGCAGCTCGGCCAACTGTTCGGTAAGACAGGCGCTTGCAGGTAGACCGGCGGCTTTCAGAAGTTCGGGGACGACGGTCTCTGGTTGGCAACGAGGGAAAGACGTGGCGCACAGATGATGGATCAGGCGGGTGGTCTTGAGACCGTCGAACCAGTCGTGAAAGGCTTTGAGGAGAGCATCCGGAGTGCCATGGTTGCCTTTAAGGCGATCCCATAGGACCGGAAATTTTTCTTTTTGAAGAAAATCTGCCAGCGGCTCACAGTATCGGCCGGCCCGCTGCAGCAATGTCGCACCGTCAAGGTTTAGCTGATCGTTGGCCAGTTGCAACCACTCGCCGAGCACCGTATAACAGGCCGCCGGATAAAAGAGTACCGCCTCGCTATCCCCGGCCAGCAGGGCACTGACGCTGCGGCCGGTGCCGAAAGGGGTGCGCCTTGAGGGGCGGGCCGAAGGATAGACGACGGTGCCGCTGAGTTGGGCGACCCCGGCGGTTTTGGCAAGCTGCTGCAGAAAGTAGAAATCTTCACCGGCTTGGCGGCGGTTCATGCCGCCGGCGCGGGCATAGGCCGTGGCTCGGCAGGCCATGGTGCTGCCGACGGTGTGAAATGCATAGGGCGAGCCGGCTAGAGTCAGCCCGAGAAGGTGGCAGCGTAAAAAGAGTTCGTAGCGGGCGATGGCCCTGTCATGAACTTGGTCGTTACCTGGCTGATGACAGAAGGGGATGACGGCCGCTCCGGAGACCGTGTCCTGAAAATGCTCATGCAAGGCGGGCAGATAGTCGGGGCGCACCAGGGTGTCGGCGTCTAGGGCGATGAGCAGCGGGTCCGATTGCCCGAAGGTGAGCCGTTTCAGGGCCAGATCGAAGCCGACCTTACGGGCCAGGCCGACCC
Protein-coding sequences here:
- a CDS encoding glycosyltransferase family 2 protein, translated to MERPGLQLAWIDAASPGLELPIKDGGVGLARKVGFDLALKRLTFGQSDPLLIALDADTLVRPDYLPALHEHFQDTVSGAAVIPFCHQPGNDQVHDRAIARYELFLRCHLLGLTLAGSPYAFHTVGSTMACRATAYARAGGMNRRQAGEDFYFLQQLAKTAGVAQLSGTVVYPSARPSRRTPFGTGRSVSALLAGDSEAVLFYPAACYTVLGEWLQLANDQLNLDGATLLQRAGRYCEPLADFLQKEKFPVLWDRLKGNHGTPDALLKAFHDWFDGLKTTRLIHHLCATSFPRCQPETVVPELLKAAGLPASACLTEQLAELRLHQGALP
- a CDS encoding PilZ domain-containing protein; translated protein: MSEEQVSHEIKEAQKRKHLRSPMIILNIINASGSKSFFGYGKNISLGGMFIGTVNPREIGTRFRLEIPLPAPILKIVQCECEVVWNRQFSKESTLEPGMGLKFLDMPESDGEAIDRWVRHHKS
- a CDS encoding oleate hydratase, with protein sequence MRREKNANPKDAKVYLVGSGIASLASATYLIKDAGVPGESIHILEQDTVAGGALDGAGDAEHGFVIRGGRMHEKHFVCYWDLLSNIPSYDNPSVSVKDESFEFSSRFVSHAQARLLKDGKRMDLSSFGLSIKDQADLLKLTLASEKSLDNLRIEDWFNREFFDTNYWYLWATMFAFQRWSSVAVMRRYMKRFIHLLDGMPHLGGVMRTKYNQYHSVVIPLQRYLQERGVQFHLQTRVVDIDFDLSADLKTATALHTVGKDGVKETIALGKNGYVFITNGSITESTDQGSWIRPPVLKDKSSSGAWTLWEKIASKDKAFGNPGVFSDQIDLQKWYSYTATLRDSTFHEYMEDFSGNLSGTGGLVTLVDSNWLMSIVIARQPHFPNQPQGVKVFWGYGLFPDREGNYIKKRMSDCNGEEILEELWYHLRIQELMKPVVDAGKVNCIPVAMPFIDSLFMPCAEGDRPDVLPDGATNLAFLGQFAEVPKDCVFTVEYSVRCAQMAVYGLFDTGRDVLPVYDSIHKPAVLIKALKAISR
- a CDS encoding dicarboxylate/amino acid:cation symporter — its product is MPQASETTHPLELLHPRSLKFLADYLQSLVRGRLWLQVLIGMLLGVGTGILLGPSLGWVRPAASVVIGDWLAFPGKLFLALIQMIVIPLVVASVIRGLAATEDVEQLRRMGVRVVLFFVATTALAIVIGLVLASLIKPGNFVDSSALQGTGGGVPPATVETSGPVGIDLNSLPQRVITLLPVNPLTSMVESDMLQVVIFSMVVGVALVMMSPVQSQPLLDLLGSLQAVCMTVVRWAMLLAPLAVFGLLAQLTARLGTAALLGMAVYVGTVLLGLLTLFCVYLLIMFLCLRRSPWYFICSVREVLLLAFSTSSSAAVMPLSIKTAEEKLGVRPSVSQFVIPLGATINMNGTALYQGVAALFLAQIYGIEISLAGMVLIVVTAVGASIGAPSTPGVGIVILAMVLSTVGVPAAGIALVLGVDRILDMSRTAINVCGDLVTAQLMDVWVGGKTSARQQLKAEARRELERARTGADVLTGPGPGEA